A single window of Nitrospira lenta DNA harbors:
- a CDS encoding type II toxin-antitoxin system HicA family toxin, producing MGRMPQVTAHDLIRFLKSHGFTEDRQSGSHLTLRHSERNISVTIPVHTGCDVGRGLAVRILKDAGFSVEDYLRK from the coding sequence ATGGGCAGAATGCCGCAGGTTACGGCGCACGATCTTATCCGCTTCCTCAAATCCCACGGGTTTACAGAAGACCGCCAATCAGGCAGTCATCTCACGCTCCGGCACTCAGAACGAAATATCTCCGTAACTATTCCGGTTCATACGGGCTGTGATGTGGGACGGGGGCTCGCGGTTAGAATTCTGAAAGACGCAGGGTTCTCAGTCGAAGACTACCTGAGAAAGTAG
- a CDS encoding type II toxin-antitoxin system HicB family antitoxin, which translates to MTYYTFEIVVEKEAEDEGYMAYSPTLPGCFSNGKTIEAAKRNIREAIQQHLQSLLATGQSIPQNEKLVHVEELTVAVP; encoded by the coding sequence GACGTATTACACTTTTGAAATTGTGGTCGAGAAAGAAGCGGAAGACGAGGGCTACATGGCCTACAGTCCTACCTTGCCAGGTTGTTTCAGCAATGGGAAGACCATTGAGGCTGCCAAGCGCAATATACGTGAAGCCATCCAGCAACATCTTCAATCGCTTCTTGCGACTGGCCAGTCGATTCCGCAAAATGAAAAACTCGTTCACGTCGAAGAGCTGACGGTGGCGGTGCCCTAA